GCAAGCTGCTGGTGGAGGGTGGCGAAATGCTGTCCCCATTCGAGCCCGCAAGCTACGAGCCGATCGCGCGTTTTGTCGCGGGCAATCTGCATGAGCGCGGCACCTACGATCCTGATCTGAAGACCTATCCGGCGATCAAGGACGAGTTTGTCGTATCGAATGCGGCTGTGCTTTTTGCGCGCCCCAAACCCAGCAACTATCTGCATGAGGACATTCAACGCCTGCAGCAGCGCATTGCCGTGGCCGATGATCTGCCCAGCGCCGCGCTGATGCTGGTGACGCCGCCAAGCGAGGAGGCCAGCGAGATTCAGCCGCTGAGTTTTCGTGGCATGTCAGGCGACACGCGGCCGGGCATGGGCAGTGCCGAGCCCGCGCGCGAGTTGTACTTTCCGCTTGCCTACAACCAGGAGCAGGTCACCGTCATCGAGCAGCTTGAGCGCACCGATGGCGTGGTCGTGCAAGGCCCGCCGGGCACCGGCAAGACACACACCATCGCCAACATCATCTGCCACTTTCTCGCGACGGGTCGCAAGGTACTGGTCACCTCCAAGGGCGAGCCCGCGCTGACCGTGCTGCGCAGCAAGATTCCCGAAGACGTGCGCGCGCTGACCGTGGCGCTGCTGTCCGGCGACCGCGAGGGCATGCGGCAGTTTCAGACCTCCATCGAAACCATCACGCACCGCATCTCGCAACTGCAACCGGCGCAGACCGAAACGCTGATCGCCAAGCTGGGCAGCGAAGTCACGCAGGCCCACGCACGCCTGTCCGACATCGACCGCCGCATCAACGCAATCGCGCGTCAGCAGCTCACCTCCATCGAGGTCGATGGCATGCCCATGCGGCCCGAAGCCATGGCGCAGTTGGTGGTCGATGGAGAAGCGGCCCATGGCTGGTTTCCCGATGCACTCACGCTGCGCCCCGAACATGCGCCACCTTTGAGCGAAGAAGAGGGCGCGGTGCTGCGCGATACGCGTCGCCGCCTGGCCTCCGACATCGGATTGCTCGGGGAGCAACTACTGCGCGCGGCAGATCTTCCGGCGATTGCCGATGTCGGCCAATGGCAGCAAGCGCTGCTGGCCGAGCATGAACTGGAAGATGCCGAACGCAGCGGCAGCCTGGAGCGGCTGGCGTCGTCATCGCCCGAATCGCTGGTGCATGCGCTGGAGCTCAAGACGCATATCGACAAGGTGCTGGCCGTGTTGCGCGAGCTTGATGAGTCGGGCGACGACTGGTGGCCGATGCTGCGCCAGCGCCTGGGGCAGAGCCGATTCGCCGTCGAACGACAGGCGCTGGAAGCCTTGTTCGACGATGTGGTGAAGCTGGAGTTGGCCCGCTCGGCCTTCATGCAAAAGCCCGTGACCGTGCCGCCCGGCGCGTTCGAGCAGGTCAAGGTGCGCGAGGCTATCGCCAAGGGTTCAGAGGACGGCAAGCCGTTTGGGTTTCTGTCGTTTGGCATGGGCGATGTGAAGGCGCTGGTCGGTGAAATCCGCGTGGCCGGTTTGGAGCCCGCAGGCGCTGCCGACTGGCAGCATGTGCGTCGTTATCAGCAACTGCACAGTCAGGTTCTGTCGTTCACCACGCGCTGGAACGAGGTGGCCGGACTGCTCGGCATTCCCAAATTTACGGGTGGCGTGGACATCCTGCGAGCGCTGTCGCTCACCGCGCGCACGGCCCGCACCGTGCATGATCTGGTGGTGCGGCTCGATGCCGATTCGGTGCATTTGGCCGAACAGGTTTTCGCCACACCGCCCATCGACAAGCTCAAGCAGGGGCAGCCAGATCTGCAAGCGATTCGAGTGCAACTGGACCGCCATCTGGGCCGCGCCCAACTTGCCAAGGCGCAGAGCGCTGTGGCGCGATTCAGGGAAACGCTGGCTGGCCAAACCGCACATCTGGTTCCCAAGTTGCGCGATTTTTCGGTGGAAATTCTGGGTGCTCGTGCGCAGACTGCGGCTCAGGTCGAACAGGCTTATGCGTCCATTCTGGATGAGGTGCGCCGAGTCGAATCGCTGATGCCGGACCTGCAGCAGCTCGATGCGCTCACGCGCCGCATTCACCAGGCCGGTGCCATGCAACTCGCATGGAAGCTGCGCACGCAGGCGCTCGCCGAGTCCGGCGACGATGCGGTCTGGCCCAGCAACTGGCGCGATGCGTGGCGTTATCAGCGCATCTCCGGGGCCTTGGGTGAATTCGCCGGAGCGGCGGAACTCAAGGCCTTGTCGGGCGAGCGCAAGGAGCTTGAAGCACGCCTGTCCAAGCTCTACACCGATCTGGTCACCGAGTCCGCGTGGCTTGCCACCAAGAACGGTGCTTCGCAAAAAGTGCTGTCTGCGCTCGAAGCCTACAAGGTCGCAATCCGCAAGATCGGCAAGGGCACGGGCGTGAACGTGGCCACGCACCGACGCGATGCGCAGAAGGCGATGCAAGATGCGCAAGGCGCGATTCCGTGCTGGATCATGAGCCACGCGAAGGTGTCGGAATCGCTGCCGCCCGATCTGGGTGCGTTCGATCTGGTCATCGTGGACGAGGCCAGTCAGTCCAGCATGTGGGCGCTGCCCGCGATCTTGCGCGCCAAGAAGATTCTGGTGGTCGGCGACGACAAGCAGGTTTCGCCCGATGGCGCGTTCATTTCTGCTGCGCGCATTCAGGAACTGCGTGATCGCTTTCTGGCAGATCAGCCGTTCGCGCCGGTCATGACCATCGACCGCTCGCTGTACGACCTGGCCTCCACCGTGTTCGCATCGCAGCGCGTGATGCTGCGCGAGCATTTCCGCTGCGTGCCCGCCATCATCGCGTACAGCAACACCGCGTTCTACGGCGAGCAGATTCAGCCGCTGCGCATCCCCAAGGCGTCGGAGCGCCTCGATCCGCCGCTGGTCGACATTCTGGTGCGCGGCGGCGTGCGCGATGGGCGCGACACCAATGTGCTCGAAGCCGGTGCCATTGCGAGTGAAATCGAGGCCATCGTGCGCAACCCCGACATGGCGGGACGCAGCATCGGCGTGGTGTCGCTGCTCGGCTTGGAGCAGGCCAAGCACATCGACACGCAGGTGCGCTCGCGCGTGGACGCAAAAGAGCTGCTGGAGCGCGACTTCTACTGCGGTGACGCGAGCATGTTCCAGGGCGGCGAGCGCGACATCATGTTTTTGTCGATGGTCGTGTCACCCGGCACCAGCACCGCACGTTCAGGCACCAGCGCCGAGCAGCGCTTCAACGTCGCCGCTAGCCGCGCGCGCGACCGCATGTACCTCGTGCGCTCGGTCACGCTCGAAGACCTCTCCGACAAGGATCTGCGCCAAGGCCTGCTCAAGCATTTCTCCATGCCCACGGCGGCGGCAGAGCAGGAGAGTGCGGATCTGTCCGCGCTGTGCGAGTCCGGCTTCGAGAAGGACGTGTTCAATACCTTGGTGTCGCTGGGCTACCGCGTGACACCGCAGGTCAAATCCGGCGCGTATCGCATCGACATGGTGGTGGAGGGCGGAGACGACCGTCGCCTTGCCATCGAATGCGACGGCGATGCATACCACGGCCCCGACCGCTGGCCCGCCGACATGGCCCGCCAACGCGTGCTCGAGCGCGCGGGTTGGACCTTCTGGCGCTGCTTCGCCTCGACCTGGAAGATGTCGCGTCAGGGCTGCATCGATGATCTGCTGCAGACCTTGAGCGCACTGGGCATCGCGCAACTGGGTGCGGTGGAGCGGATTCCTGCGCTGGTGGAGCAGCGTGTGTGGCCGGTTGTGCAGGAGGTGCTTTCGGAGGAAGCCGCAAATGAGTCGGCTACCGAGTTGGAGTTGGCATTGAAGGCTTGATTTGTTCGAGGGCAGGAGGACATGGGATGGTGCTTTAATTAAATTATTGCCTCATAATTTAATTAGTGAGAGGCATTGATAAAGCCGCCTTAACTAACCCCTGCAGGACAGTCTCATGCCCAAGCGCCGCGAGCCCGACACGCTTTCACAGGCCAATTCACGGATCGGTCGCTACGTCACGACTGTGGCATTTGACGAGACAGTGCGCGCTTATGTCCCGCCTGCGCTCCCGCCCGAGCCGCCGTTGGCGCTTTCCTCGCCATTGCTGAAGCTGCTGAGCGAGGCCGACCGAGCCATCGGGCGACTCGATGGCGTGGCCATGCTTTTGCCGGACAAGGCACTGTTTCTCTATATGTATGTTCGCAAGGAGGCCGTGCTTTCTTCGCAGATCGAGGGCACGCAGTCCACATTGGATGACTTGCTGCAGTTCGAGAATGCGGCGCTTGCAGGCAAACCGCTTGACGATGTGGCCGAGGTTTCCAATTACGTGGACGCCATGATGTACGGGCTCGGCGTTCTCCGCGATCCGGATGGGCTGCCGCTGTGTCTGCGCCTGCTGCGAGAAATGCATGCGCGTTTGCTGCAGAAGGGGCGCGGGCAAGGCAAGAACCCTGGCGAATTCCGGCGTTCCCAGAATTGGCTGGGCGGCACAAGACCCGGCAACGCGCATTTCGTGCCGCCTCCTGTGGCCGAGATGAAGCGCTGCCTGAGCGATCTCGAACGCTTTCTGCATGATGAGTCGAGCTTCATTCCTCCACTCATCAAGGCCGGATTTCTGCACGTGCAGTTCGAGAGCATCCATCCATTTCTGGATGGCAATGGACGCTTGGGGCGTCTCATGATCGCGTTGTTTCTGGTGGAGCAGAAGATTCTCCATGAGCCGCTTCTGTACATCAGTCTGTACCTGAAAACCCACCGCGAGCAGTATTACCAACTGCTGCAGGGCGTCCGGCAGCGCGGTGATTGGGAGGCGTGGACGGAGTTTTTTCTGGCAGGTGTGGCGGAGACGGCCAACAATGCCTACGAAAGCGCCATGCGAATCGTCGCGCTGTTTCAAGCGGATCGTGAGCGCATCGCAGACTGCGGCGAACAGACAAACTCGATGCTGCGAGTGCACGAACTGCTTCAGACACATCCGTTTCTCAACGCGGGACAAACACAGAAGCAGACCGGACTCAGCGCTCCTACCGTCAACAAGACGTTCGATGCACTGGAACGTCTGGGTGTCGTGAAGGAAATCACGGGAAAGCAACGCGGACGCGTGTTTGCCTATGCCGAGTTTCTGAAAATTCTGGAAAGCGGGACGGAAGTGCAGCCATCAGCGCGTTGAACACGCGGGGGCGTCAAGGCTTGGGCCGGACTCGATGATTTCGAGCTGGAAGAGATCTGGAGCGGGTGATGGGAATCGAACCCACGTTATTTGCTTGGGAAGCAAGAGTCCTACCATTGAACGACACCCGCGAAGCCTTTTATTCTAGCGCAGCGCGCACGGGCATCGAGCCCGGCGGTGCGCTTTTTTCATTCGGCGTGCGTCACGGCATCACTTCTGCACGTCGCCGATGCACAGGTACTTGATCTCGACGTAGTCATCCATGCCGTGGTGCGAGCCTTCGCGACCGATGCCCGATTGCTTGACGCCGCCGAATGGCACATGCTCCGTCGCCAGAATGCCGACGTTCACGCCGACCATGCCGTACTCCAGCGCTTCGCCCACGCGGAAGATGCGGCCCACGTCGCGGGTGTAGAAGTAGCTGGCGAGGCCGAATTCGGTGTCGTTGGCGGCGGCGATGGCTTCGGCTTCGGTCTTGAACTTGAAGACCGGCGCGAGCGGGCCAAAGGTTTCCTGCTTGGCGACCAGCATGTCGGGCGATGCGTCGGCCAGCACGGTGGGCTCGAAGAATTGGCCGGAGCCGAGCTGCTTGAGCTGATGACCGCCGGTGACCACACGGCCGCCCTTGGAGAGCGCGTCGTCCAGATGTCGCTGCACCTTGGCGATGGCGGCATCTTCGATCAGCGGGCCTTGGTTCACGCCGTCCTCGAAACCGTTGCCGACCTTGGCCGCCTGCACCTTGGCTGCGAATTTGGTGACGAACTCGTCGTACACGCCTTCCTGCACGTAGAAGCGGTTGGTGCACACACAGGTCTGGCCCGCGTTGCGATACTTGCTCGCGAAAGCACCTTCGACGGCCGATTCGATGTCGGCATCGTCGAACACCAAAAAGGGCGCGTTGCCGCCCAACTCCAGCGACAGCTTCTTGACCGTGGGCGCGCTCTGCGCCATCAGGATGCGGCCGACTTCGGTCGATCCGGTGAAGGACAGGTGGCGCACCACATCGCTTGCGCACAGCGCCTTGCCGACGGCGATCGAGTTGTCCGCATCGGCGGTGATGATGTTGATGACGCCCGCAGGAATGCCCGCGCGGTTCGCCAGCTCGATGGCGGCGAGTGCGGTGAGCGGCGTGAGTTCAGCGGGTTTGATGACCACGGGGCAACCTGCGGCCAGCGCGGGCGCGACCTTGCGGGTGATCATCGCGAGCGGAAAATTCCACGGCGTGATGGCGGCACACACGCCAATCGGTGCCTTCATCACCAGCAGGCGGCGGTTGTTGTCGAATTGCGGCAGTGTCTCGCCGTTCACGCGCTTGGCTTCTTCGGCGAACCATTCCACAAAGCTGGCACCGTAGGCGACTTCGCCCTTGGCTTCCGGCAGCGGCTTGCCTTGCTCGGCGGTCATGATGCGACCGAGGTCGTCCTGATTCGCCATCAGCAGGTCGTACCACTTGCGCAAGATGATGCTGCGCTCCTTGGCGGTCAGCGCACGCCATTGTGGCCAGGCCTTGTTGGCTGCGGCAATGGCGGCTTCGGCATCCTTGGCACCCAGATTCGCCACATCGGCCAGATGCTTGCCGGTGGCCGGGTCGGTCACGGCAAAACGCGACTTGCCCGAAACCCATTCGCCGCCGATGAAGGCATCGGTCTTGAGCAGGCTGGGGTCCTTGAGGGTGGAAAGGGGGGATGTCTTCATGTCCATGGTGTGTCTCCGAAAAGGCGCGGTTGTTGGGCGCGGTTGGGTCGCAATCACTTCGCGAAAGGGGCGCGGCTTTGCACCGGAGAATACCGGCAGACGCTTGCCTGTTTCGTGAATGTGGATTGAAATTTCTTTTAACGAGACAATTTATACCAATAAATGGAATATTTGTCTTGTCACTTCTGCGCAATAAGACAGCCCGTTCGGTATGTGGCGGTGCACAAACCTATAATGTTTGGTTCACCACTGAGGCGCCTTGCGTGTTGCGCGCCCAGAAACCAGACATCACCATGAGCCAACCCACATTCTCAGTCGCAGATATTCGCAAGACTTTCCTGGACTTTTTCGCCTCCAAGGGTCACACCGTGGTGGCGTCCAGCTCGCTGGTGCCGGGCAACGACCCCACGTTGATGTTCACCAACTCGGGCATGGTTCAGTTCAAGGATGTGTTCCTTGGCGAAGACAAGCGCCCCTACAACCGCGCCACGTCCGTGCAGGCCTGTCTGCGCGCTGGCGGCAAGCACAACGATCTGGAGAACGTGGGCTACACCGCACGTCACCACACGTTCTTCGAGATGCTGGGCAACTGGTCGTTCGGCGACTACTTCAAGCAAGAGTCCATCGAATGGGGCTGGGAACTGCTCACCAAGGTGTTCGGTCTGCCCGCTGAGAAGCTGCTCGCCACCGTCTATGAAGAAGACGACGAAGCGTATGACATCTGGACCAAGGTCATCGGCCTGCCTCCAGAGCGCGTGATTCGCATTGGTGACAACAAGGGTGGCCGCTACAAGAGCGACAACTTCTGGATGATGGCCGACACCGGCCCATGCGGCCCTTGCTCGGAAATCTTCTACGACCACGGCGCGCACATCGCCGGTGGCCCTCCAGGCAGCCCTGACGAAGACGGCGACCGCTTCATCGAAATCTGGAACCACGTGTTCATGCAGTTCGACATGAAGGAAGACGGCTCCATCGTGAAGCTGCCCGCGCCCTGCGTCGATACCGGCATGGGTCTGGAGCGCCTCGCCGCGATCCTGCAGCACGTGCACAGCAACTACGAGATCGACGTCTTCCAGGCGCTGATCAAGGCCGCTGGCCGTGAGACCCACACGGCCGACCTGAACAACCCATCGCTCAAGGTGATTGCCGACCACATCCGCGCCACTTCGTTCCTCGTGGCCGACGGCGTGATTCCTTCCAACGAAGGCCGTGGCTACGTGCAGCGCCGCATCATCCGCCGCGCGATCCGTCACGGCTACAAGCTGGGTCAGAAGACACCGTTCTTCCACAAGCTGGTGCATGAGCTGGTGGTGCAGATGGGCGACGCCTATCCCAAGCTGCAAGAGCAGGAAGCGCACATCACCAGCGTGCTGAAGGCTGAAGAAGAGCGCTTCTTCGAAACGCTGGCGAACGGCATGGAAATTCTGGACAGCGCATTGGCGGGTGGCGTGAAGGTGCTGCCCGGCGATGTGGCGTTCAAGCTGCACGACACCTATGGCTTCCCGCTCGACCTGTCCAACGACGTGGCGCGCGAACGCGGCGTGACGGTGGACGAGGCGGGCTTCAACGCCGCCATGGAACACCAGAAGAGCACCGCCCGCGCCGCAGGCAAGTTCAAGATGGACCGCGCGCTGGAATACACGGGCGACTCCAACACCTTCACCGGCTACGACAAGCTGGCCGAGCCCGCCAAGGTGGTTGCACTGTATCGCGAAGGCGAAGCTGTGCAGGAACTGAAAGTGGGCGAGAGCGGCGTGGTCGTGCTCGACACGACACCGTTCTATGCAGAGTCCGGCGGTCAGGTGGGCGATCAAGGCCAAATCACCGTGGGCACTACGGTGTTCAAGGTGGAAGACACGCTGAAGATCAAGGCCGACGTGTTCGGTCACCACGGCATGCTCGAATCCGGTTCGCTCAAGGTGGGCGATGCGGTGCAGGCCGAAGTGGACACTGCCGTGCGCGCGGCCACGATGCGCAACCATTCGGTCACGCACATCATGCACAAGGCGCTGCGCGAAGTGCTGGGCGCGCACGTTCAGCAAAAGGGATCGCTGGTCAATGCCGACCGCACGCGTTTCGACTTTGCGCACAACGCACCCGTCACGGCTGAACAAATCCGCGACATCGAAGCCCGCGTGAACAAGGAAATCCTTGCCAACTCCGACACGCAAGCGCGCGTGATGGACATCGAAAGCGCCCAGAAGACCGGCGCGATGATGCTGTTCGGCGAGAAGTACGGCGAAACCGTGCGCGTGCTCGACATCGGCACGAGCCGCGAACTCTGCGGCGGCACGCACGTGCATCGC
This genomic stretch from Diaphorobacter sp. HDW4B harbors:
- a CDS encoding AAA domain-containing protein, which translates into the protein MPEAKEQLSNLLSYILEQDKDIDPRGFKLQGCKDFIIGQHELAQLPGVELNTEDEEGAVWLGVQRLVPIAPPAVGYLHHRDYLNVAQEPSGPVPSLDEKRIKALDALREEQDRRLIEEGVIVQREFNTVADEAAVVLEHYLPLWQFWADEEVERRKSIALYSQLFALKTQVELETSLKPIEVVWGMAIASWKLTSERHGRVDYQYPLLTQAVEISVDAVSLAIEVRPRSTVRPRLEFDALTNCNVPLAADIENAARKLLVEGGEMLSPFEPASYEPIARFVAGNLHERGTYDPDLKTYPAIKDEFVVSNAAVLFARPKPSNYLHEDIQRLQQRIAVADDLPSAALMLVTPPSEEASEIQPLSFRGMSGDTRPGMGSAEPARELYFPLAYNQEQVTVIEQLERTDGVVVQGPPGTGKTHTIANIICHFLATGRKVLVTSKGEPALTVLRSKIPEDVRALTVALLSGDREGMRQFQTSIETITHRISQLQPAQTETLIAKLGSEVTQAHARLSDIDRRINAIARQQLTSIEVDGMPMRPEAMAQLVVDGEAAHGWFPDALTLRPEHAPPLSEEEGAVLRDTRRRLASDIGLLGEQLLRAADLPAIADVGQWQQALLAEHELEDAERSGSLERLASSSPESLVHALELKTHIDKVLAVLRELDESGDDWWPMLRQRLGQSRFAVERQALEALFDDVVKLELARSAFMQKPVTVPPGAFEQVKVREAIAKGSEDGKPFGFLSFGMGDVKALVGEIRVAGLEPAGAADWQHVRRYQQLHSQVLSFTTRWNEVAGLLGIPKFTGGVDILRALSLTARTARTVHDLVVRLDADSVHLAEQVFATPPIDKLKQGQPDLQAIRVQLDRHLGRAQLAKAQSAVARFRETLAGQTAHLVPKLRDFSVEILGARAQTAAQVEQAYASILDEVRRVESLMPDLQQLDALTRRIHQAGAMQLAWKLRTQALAESGDDAVWPSNWRDAWRYQRISGALGEFAGAAELKALSGERKELEARLSKLYTDLVTESAWLATKNGASQKVLSALEAYKVAIRKIGKGTGVNVATHRRDAQKAMQDAQGAIPCWIMSHAKVSESLPPDLGAFDLVIVDEASQSSMWALPAILRAKKILVVGDDKQVSPDGAFISAARIQELRDRFLADQPFAPVMTIDRSLYDLASTVFASQRVMLREHFRCVPAIIAYSNTAFYGEQIQPLRIPKASERLDPPLVDILVRGGVRDGRDTNVLEAGAIASEIEAIVRNPDMAGRSIGVVSLLGLEQAKHIDTQVRSRVDAKELLERDFYCGDASMFQGGERDIMFLSMVVSPGTSTARSGTSAEQRFNVAASRARDRMYLVRSVTLEDLSDKDLRQGLLKHFSMPTAAAEQESADLSALCESGFEKDVFNTLVSLGYRVTPQVKSGAYRIDMVVEGGDDRRLAIECDGDAYHGPDRWPADMARQRVLERAGWTFWRCFASTWKMSRQGCIDDLLQTLSALGIAQLGAVERIPALVEQRVWPVVQEVLSEEAANESATELELALKA
- a CDS encoding Fic family protein, which gives rise to MPKRREPDTLSQANSRIGRYVTTVAFDETVRAYVPPALPPEPPLALSSPLLKLLSEADRAIGRLDGVAMLLPDKALFLYMYVRKEAVLSSQIEGTQSTLDDLLQFENAALAGKPLDDVAEVSNYVDAMMYGLGVLRDPDGLPLCLRLLREMHARLLQKGRGQGKNPGEFRRSQNWLGGTRPGNAHFVPPPVAEMKRCLSDLERFLHDESSFIPPLIKAGFLHVQFESIHPFLDGNGRLGRLMIALFLVEQKILHEPLLYISLYLKTHREQYYQLLQGVRQRGDWEAWTEFFLAGVAETANNAYESAMRIVALFQADRERIADCGEQTNSMLRVHELLQTHPFLNAGQTQKQTGLSAPTVNKTFDALERLGVVKEITGKQRGRVFAYAEFLKILESGTEVQPSAR
- a CDS encoding NAD-dependent succinate-semialdehyde dehydrogenase, which translates into the protein MDMKTSPLSTLKDPSLLKTDAFIGGEWVSGKSRFAVTDPATGKHLADVANLGAKDAEAAIAAANKAWPQWRALTAKERSIILRKWYDLLMANQDDLGRIMTAEQGKPLPEAKGEVAYGASFVEWFAEEAKRVNGETLPQFDNNRRLLVMKAPIGVCAAITPWNFPLAMITRKVAPALAAGCPVVIKPAELTPLTALAAIELANRAGIPAGVINIITADADNSIAVGKALCASDVVRHLSFTGSTEVGRILMAQSAPTVKKLSLELGGNAPFLVFDDADIESAVEGAFASKYRNAGQTCVCTNRFYVQEGVYDEFVTKFAAKVQAAKVGNGFEDGVNQGPLIEDAAIAKVQRHLDDALSKGGRVVTGGHQLKQLGSGQFFEPTVLADASPDMLVAKQETFGPLAPVFKFKTEAEAIAAANDTEFGLASYFYTRDVGRIFRVGEALEYGMVGVNVGILATEHVPFGGVKQSGIGREGSHHGMDDYVEIKYLCIGDVQK
- the alaS gene encoding alanine--tRNA ligase, translating into MSQPTFSVADIRKTFLDFFASKGHTVVASSSLVPGNDPTLMFTNSGMVQFKDVFLGEDKRPYNRATSVQACLRAGGKHNDLENVGYTARHHTFFEMLGNWSFGDYFKQESIEWGWELLTKVFGLPAEKLLATVYEEDDEAYDIWTKVIGLPPERVIRIGDNKGGRYKSDNFWMMADTGPCGPCSEIFYDHGAHIAGGPPGSPDEDGDRFIEIWNHVFMQFDMKEDGSIVKLPAPCVDTGMGLERLAAILQHVHSNYEIDVFQALIKAAGRETHTADLNNPSLKVIADHIRATSFLVADGVIPSNEGRGYVQRRIIRRAIRHGYKLGQKTPFFHKLVHELVVQMGDAYPKLQEQEAHITSVLKAEEERFFETLANGMEILDSALAGGVKVLPGDVAFKLHDTYGFPLDLSNDVARERGVTVDEAGFNAAMEHQKSTARAAGKFKMDRALEYTGDSNTFTGYDKLAEPAKVVALYREGEAVQELKVGESGVVVLDTTPFYAESGGQVGDQGQITVGTTVFKVEDTLKIKADVFGHHGMLESGSLKVGDAVQAEVDTAVRAATMRNHSVTHIMHKALREVLGAHVQQKGSLVNADRTRFDFAHNAPVTAEQIRDIEARVNKEILANSDTQARVMDIESAQKTGAMMLFGEKYGETVRVLDIGTSRELCGGTHVHRTGDIGLFKMVGESGVAAGIRRVEAVTGENALAYLQSLESTVEEAAATLKTPVAELNHRIGSALDQIKTLEKEVAALKGKLASSQGDELVTQAVDVKGIKVLAAKLDGADAKTLRDTMDKLKDKLGAAAIVLAAVDGDKVQLAAGVTKAETAKVKAGELVNFVAQQVGGKGGGKPDMAMAGGTDASGLAAALASVQAWVTERV